Part of the Fibrobacter sp. UWR4 genome is shown below.
TTTATCCACGGAAAGCTTCACCTGAGTATTCAGGGCTTCATATGCGGATTCGTCGGACTTGGCTTTTTCTTCGGCGTCCGTCGTCACATCCTTGCTAGCCATGACTTCTTCATTCACGCGGCCAAGGTCTGTAGAAAGCTTGGAGTAGCGGCCATCCAGCTCACGGGTTTCCGTCTGATGTTCTTCCGTCAGCTGAGTTTCGTTATAGCGCTTACGCCAATGTTCCGCTTCCAGCTTTTCAAGAGAGTCGGCCTTCTGCAGGCGAATGCGGGTAAGGGCATCCACTTCACGCTGCAGCTCCTTGTATTCCACCAACTTCAGGGAATCCCGAATCCTTGCGCTATCCACAGCGGCTTCCTTAGAAGACCAGGGCCAGGCAAAAGCAGACAGAGCAAGGAACATCACCAAGGACATCACTTTCATAAAATTATCCATTACTTACCCTCCCTTACGATAGAGAGACTGACCGGCAGATTTACCATCTGGGGAGGTTTCTTGGCCTGCTTTACATCCAAGGCAAAACGGATCGCGTCACGTTCTGCCAGGTTCAAGTCTTCCACCCATTCATATTCCACAGTTCCGGCCTGTTCGCCCGCCTTACGGACCAGGGCGCCATAGACAGTTCCGTTTTCATCGCTGTAGACCATCCACTGATTTCCAATGCGGAGAATCTGTGCGTTGATCAGTTCTCCGTTCTTGCGGGTCAGCGGAGAATTGATGATGGCAACTTCATCACCGAACTTGGTTTCTTCTGCGATGAGAGCCTTCAGGCGGGAGAAGGCTTCTTCTTCGGAAGCATTGCCTCCTTCAATGTCACGAGTCAAGGACTTGGCACGATCCAGGCGAGTTTCACGATCCCAGGGAAGCGTCTGGGAAATCTGGAATTCCAGCCGCTTGCTGATGGTAGCAAGAGCAACGCTCAAAGCCTTACGTTTGGATTTTACGTTTTCGCTACGATTCTTGGCATGGGCCTGCTTATTGCGTTCCTGCTGGAGCTGACCTGCCACATCCTTAATCTTGATGTTCAAGGAATCGATTTCGGACTTGCGACGTTCCTTGTCCTGTTTGTAGCGTTCCTGCAAGGTCTTGTAACGTTTGTCGTCCGCCTTCAGCATGGAATCGGTTGCCGCAATCTGGGAGTTCAGTTTTGCAATTTCGCTGTTCAGCTTTTCCTTTTCCAGCTGCATGTCCCGAATATCGGAATCTACATCGGCGTTGGCATAGCTGACAAACACCGCAGTAAACAAAAGAACTGTCAGTAGTTTTATTTTCATATTCATACTTTTTCACTCCTGGATTCTTCGTCGCTCCGTTTCTCAGAATGACGTAGGTGAAGCATCCTTTCAGCACTCCTAATATTCCATTGCATTACCGTTTGCATTGCTTATCCTCCGGATGTTCTTCACACCAAAGGTCCACCACTCGTTTTAGGATAGGAGACTCCATTTTTTCCAAATAATAACGGCTTACTAGGGCTGTACCACACTGTTTGTATTTCTCAATATTCCAATCACGATCGGAACACCACTGCCACAGGGAATCCTTACAGGCGGTTTTTTCCAGGGACCCCTGACATTGCTCACGCAAGGCATCGCAACTGGCAACACTGTTGTTTTCAAAGTTGTATTCCATGCAATAGCTCAACAGAGCTTCGGCGTTGATTTCATCCTTTTGCTTAACAACTTTCTCTCTTCTAGACGCATCCCCCCACCATTCATCATCTCTCTTTGCCAAGCGATCTATTTCATTTTGCCATTGTTCAACCTCTGGCTCATACCAGATCAACAATCCAACATATGCAGCAACACACCTTGGATGCACACTAGTTAAACGCAGATTGGACCATCCTCCAGCAGTTGCAACGCAAACATCTTTCTTGTTCAGGCGGCACCATTTTGTTTCGAAAGGCTTATGTTCCCCCATGCCACCTTCACGGAAACAATTCTCACGGGCCATATATTCAAAGGGAACAAATTCATCTGTAGTCACTTCCATCAGCAAGGAATCCTTCAGCATGCCGGCGAATACGCCCATGCCATTTTCCACATTGCTCTTGGGAACCACCCGAGGATCCTCAATGGCGTCAAGTACCGTATTGCGATAGTCAGAATAAGCCTGATCTGTAGCGTAGAAGCGAATGACGGATTTTCCAATAGGCATTGTCATTCCCGGATATTCCATGGTATCCAAAGTATTACGACCAGCAAACATCATGCGGGTGGTAAAGCCCATGCTGGCAGTATTTTCGATAGGACGCTTTGTGGACATATAGGCATAGCCCATGGAGTCCGGCTCCGTAAAGGCCGACAACATGTTCATCATGGTGGTGTTCATGGACTCGCCACCATTGGCCGTATCGTATTTCAAAGTCATCTGGACGCCCCGCACGGATTCGTCGTATTCCATGGGAATCTTGTAAGTCAGAATATCATAAGGGAAACCAAGGAATTCAAAGGACAGACGCCTGTAGTCATTCTCCACAAATTCCGCGTCATTCCTGGCGCTTGGCGGAATCACCCCCTTGGCGTGAATTTTTGTCGGAATCTTTGCAACAGCCTTCATTTCGGTGGTGACCTTATGGCCGGCGCTATCCCACTTAAAGACAGCATTCAGCGTGTAGGATTCGCCAGCCACACCCACCTTTGATTCTCCAACGCAGGAAACTTCATCTCCAATCACAAGACAACGACGGTTATAGGCAAAGCAATTGGGCTTTCCTGATGATTCCAGGGGGGTCAATCGGACAGTTTCGCTATCCGCCTCAACTTCAGGAGAAAACACGCCAGAAACAGACACATCAGCACTATCATAGAAGGCAAAATTTTCAGCAGAACTTTCCGTCAATCCATAAACCTTGGAGAAGCACACGTATGGAGATTCATCCGCCACGATGTAGCCGAAGGTATAAATACCCTGGTAAACCTCAGTCTCCTCCGGATAGTAACTCCACGGTCCCTGGAAATCACAAGCAGATAAAATAGTAGACAGTAGGAAGTAGACAGTAGACAGGAAAAGACGAGAGCGTCTAACCCGAGAAAACTCATACCTCAAGCACCGATCCTCAAACTTTCTAGAAATAATACTCATAGTTCAGCATAATGGGCAAAAAGGGGAACTGAGAGACGGTCTTATACTCGGGCGGGTTCTTATTGGTATCGTAGTAGGTGTAGAACATGTTCTCGTGGTCAGTCAAGTTAATGATTGTCCAGCTAAAGCTCCACTTGTTTTCGCGGCCGATATCGATGGCCTTCACGTCGATGCGGAAGTAGTCCGTCTGGCGGCCCGCATTGCGGGAACCGGGAATCACCTGGATGTTTTCACGATAGGTCTGGTCTTCCATTTTCTGCTGGTAGAAATAGCCTAGATATTCGCTGATGGGCATACCTGCAGAATACTTGAGAACCACGGAAGATCTGAAATAGCGTCCCTTCTTCTCGTGAGGCCAGATTCCGTCCTCTCCTTTCCAGTTAATACCTGCATCCAGCTTGACGGCGTAAGGCTGATGCCAGCTGGGGAAATAGGCCTTCGTTCCGTCGTTTGCCTTCAGGACACTCAGACTCTGGCTCCAGTTGATACCGCCAAAGACCGCCCCCTTCTCCTTTCTCAGGGAAAGCTCATAGCCTAGGGAATAACCCTCCGCCGTCCCGAAGTTATCCGCCAGCAGGAAGTCCGCTGCAGCAGTTTCGTCGGTAGAGTCCTGTTTCATCATGAAGGTGTTCAAGTTGTTCTGGGTCTTGAAATAGACACCCGCTGTAAAATCGTATTCATCCGCAATTTGCGCCTGCTTGTATTCCACCGCAAAGAGGTTGGATCGGGCGGGTTCCAGATGTTTTCCCTTGGAGGTGGTAACCGACGGATAATAGAATTCATTGAGGGATTCGCCATCGCCGAACATGATGGAGTTCATATACTGGAGGTAATGACCCGCATAAAATTCCATGGTTCTCTTTTCATCAATATTCCACACCAGTGACACACGAGGTTCAATTCCGAAATCTTCGGAAAGGTCCTGATAATTCAAGCGCAGGCCATAAGTCAGCAGCCAATCGTCATTCAAGCGCCAGGCATCCTGACCGTAAAGCACATGATGGAGCGGCTTCTGGACATCCGCCACCTTCATGCTGGAAATGTATTCGTAGAACTTGTCCCAGTCATATTCCAGCTCATAGCCCACTGTAAACACATGATTGTCAATGCCGCGATAGTTCAGCCACTGTTTACCTGCAAAAGTATATAGATCCTGGCCAATGTTGATCAAGTCCGTCAGTTCCATGGTCTGATAAAAACGGCTGAAAGCGAAAGTCGCATTGTAGTCCCAGTTTCCGTCAATGCGATGGGAGAAATTTATAGGAATGGCCACATTGCCCCAGTCCACATACAACGGGTCAAAAGCCAGCACATCCTGCCCCACATAGAAACTGAACTTCAAGTGAGTATCCGAGGAAAAGTCATAAATGAAATCGCCCTGCAGGTCCGTAAACTCGTAGTCAATATCCAAATCCAAAAGGCCAATGGCATTACAGGCATCCAGAATGTAGCCAATGTAAGTGGTTCGTCCCGCCAAAATCCAGCGGGCATTGCCTTTGTGTCCTTCCGTATGGAGCTGTGCCGCAAAGGTACTGATCTTGACGCTACTCTTGCTGAACCATTCTTCGGTCGAATCGCTTCCACCAGCACGTCCGTCCATCTTCAACACGGAACTCAGGCGGTTACCGTACTGCGCCGGGAAACCGCTCTTGTAAAATTCCACGCCGTCGATGGTCTCCACCAGGAAGGTACTGAAAAGGCCGAAGAAGTGCGTAGGAGAATACACCACCGCATTATCGTACAGGAAAAGGTTCTGGTCGGCCGCCCCGCCACGAACATAAATTTTCGTACTGAAGTCGGAACTTGCCACCACGCCGGGCAACTGCTGGATGCTTCGAATCACGTCCGCTTCACCAAGGCCCGGCATACGCTTGATAGACTTGGCGGAAACCACGGATTCACCCGCCTTACGCTTGGGGCGGCGACGCAACTGCACCACCACCTTCTTCATTTCCGTTACCTTGCCGTTTTCCTTGCCAGCAGCAAGAAGGGCGTCCACATCCACATCATCTTCTGCAGGCTTATCGACAGCAGCCACACTCTCGTCATGCCGAACTTGATTCGGCATCGGCTGTTCTTGAACGTCGCTTGGCACTGTCGAAGAATCCGTAACGCCCACATCTCCCAGCACATGGCTAAAGACGGAATCCTGCCCCAGGTAAACCAGCTCGTAGCATTTTTCCTTCTCGGCGCCAGAGGTATCGGAATTGGTAACGCACACATTCCACAGAGTGTCTTCGGGAAGTTCCACCTGGAAAGGCGTCCCTACAGTCGTCTGGAGAGCCTCTCCCGTCTCGAGAATTTCCACATTCAGTTTTTCATCAGCGGCAAAGGAAGTATCCTGAACCACTCCCTGAAAGAGAATTTTTTTCTCCTTCGGCAGGCCTTCTGCAGTTGTGCCTTCCTGAGCCACGCTCCACACCGGGAACGCAACTAACAGTAAAACAAAAACTGTAAAAATACGGGATAGGCGCATATCTCTTTCAGTGCAAATTTAGAAATTACACGTCTTAAACACCAGAGCAAAGCTCAAGTGTTACCCCATAATGATTTTATTTTGTCGCTGAAAAAAACGGGATTAATTTATTTCAAAGGGACGACAGCTATAATTTTGCGATTTTGAGCAATTTGTATAATAACAGGCGTTTTCCCGAAGCGACGGTCCACATCCAGAGAAATGAAGTCCGTTTCTACCTGAAGGGTCTTAAGCAGGTTGCCATTCAAGGAAAATACCCGAACCACCTTGAGTCCCTGGGGCATGCCAGAAACTTTCAAAACTCCGCCCTTTCTAGAAACCATCAACCCGGCTGCACCAAGCTGATTACGAACAAAGTCCGTTTCCACAGGATCGCTGTTATCTTCAGCAACTTCTTCGCTACTAGAGCTTGCATCTACCAGCTCCAAACTAGAGGAACTCGACTCTACGACCATTTCTTCACTGGACGAACTTTCAGGCGGCAGCTCATAAAAATCACCAAACTTCACATTAAAAGAAACCTTGCTATAGTCATTCGCTTCCGCGATGCTTGAAAGGTGAACACCCAGATCCGTTCCGTCCCATGTCACAAACTTACTGAAGGAATCATATCTTCTCAAGCGGGATGTACCTGGAAATACGTCCGACGTTATCGTCTGGTAATTGGCAGCACCATCCGCTTCCACAATATCCACACGCATTCTTTTGGAAGTATTGATTTCAGATTTAATCCAGGCAGAATCATCGTAGTCAATATGCCAAATCAACATGCCATGATTGGGAAGTCCTACGTCCCACTTGGAACGATTGCGGTATTCCATCACATAAAACTCATCCGTATTTTTCGGATTCGTCACCTTAACGGATGCGTTTTCCTGAACAGGCAGCAATTCAAAGCCGTCCCCTTCGGAAATTTCCACAGACTTTGACCAGCCCAAATACTCCTTTTCAAAAGCAGAATAATAAGGCGGAGCGCTACCAAGAACGGCGGACGAGTTGCTGATATTATAGGCACCCCCATCCATCAGGTCCCATACGGAAAGAGTATACAAGTTACTTTCGGCGGAATAATGGTCTCCCAAGCCCAACAGATGACTAAACTCATGGGCAAAGCCGCCAACGCCTACAATCTTCGAAGAATTCCTATTCGTTTCCCAAGTTTTTCCATCCAGTTCGTTGGAACAAGCGTAAGCGTCCACATAGGTATAGCTCTTTCTGAATCCACTTCCAGAGGAGGCGACCCTCTTTCCCTGAGAAGGCATGCCATACACCCGATAGTTGGATGCGGACAAGTAGTACATATGGGGCCAGATGGCGGAATCCTGGGGCGAATCGTTGGAGCCAACACCAGCATAAATCATATGGACAAAATCCAGATATCCATCCTTGTCGCTATCATACTGGGTGAAATCTACGGATTTTTGATTCACGAGAGTATCCAGCGCCTCCATCAAGGCAAAAGCACCGCCGTACATTTCATACCGAGAATAATTGCCATAACTCTTATAGGCTTGTCCAGAAATGGTCACAGGTCCAACCACATCAAAATCGGGAATAAACTTTCCGGAAGAGTTGTCCGTGAAATAATCCTTCACGCTTCCAAGATTGCCGTTGACACTGTACCCCTCTTCGTTAAGGAAACTCTCAAACTGAGCCTTAGGATCGTCAGACTTGAACTTGACATCGCTAAACTGGACTAAAATCACCAAGGCCTTTTTCTCCCCCTTATTAGCTAGAGAATTGGCTTTCGGCATAAGTCGCATGGCGGGAACAAAATCTGCAGGTTCAAAACTGCCTTCTGCCTTATGGATACTTCCGAAGGTGCGGGAAGTCTTTTGCGACTTCACCACTCTCAAGACTTCCTCTTTATTCAGGGAATTCAGGAAGCTCAATTCCTCAGCAGTCTGATTTTCGCTGTCATGGGCACGAACGTTGGAAACCTGACCATCTTCCCTGACATAGCAGAAGTAACCGGCGCTATCCCGGTCCACTACGAAACCATTTTCGGTCACCTTAAAATGATGGCTTTCGTTACCCACGGGGCGGACACGTAAAGAACTTCCGTCCGGTTGTGATATTGCGAAAAAGCGATCCAGGGCAGGCATAGCCCAAAGACTTCCGCAAAGGACAAACACAACGGTTAAAAACTTTAACACGCCCATACCTCTAACATAAACAAAAAAAAATCTGCAGGAAGAAAAACCTGCAGAGAAGATGTAAACTTACTTTTTCCAAATTACGGAATGATTAAGCCGTCGGGAGAAAAAGTTTCGTAATTACAAAGAATCGATGGAGGAAACATCGTCCGGGACTTCCGGGCGAACCACCAGCAATACGGCATTCTGGGAAATAATGACGTAGCGTTCGCCACCCACTTCCAGCTCCGTACCGTTCGCATGGAGATACAAGGCCTCGTCACCTTCCTTCACCTGGAGGGGAACATAGTTCACCGCATCGCCGGATTCACCACGGAAAGCTGCATCGGGATCCTGATTTGCGGGAATCGGGTAACCCGGGCCCACCTTTACCACTAGCCCCGTATGGACAGAATCATGTTCCTTTACGCTGGGAGGCAAATAAAGGCCACTGCTGGTCTTGTTGGCAGCTTCCAGGGGCTTGATCAAGATTCGATCACCAATAACAACAATATTCTTCAGGGGATTCAGCATAACCCAAAGATACATTTTCTTTTTATATTGATGGCGTGATATTCGGCGTTTTATGGTTCGTGATTTTCGCAGTTTTAGGAATCTACCTACTGCGCAGCCCCAAGGTCAGGGGCTGGCTTCGCGTTCTTAAAAAGGCAAAACTGGTCTGGCGAATTCCTCTTTCCCTAATAATCCTGGTGGCGGGCGTCTATTGGGGATACAAGTCCCTTCCCAAGGGCGAAACCTATACAACAAACGTTCAGGCCATATTCGAGACTTACTCCGCGCAGACCGTCCAGAAAGTCGTTGACGCAGGTATCGTAAAAAAGGATTCCGCCTGCGACATGAGCCACGCCAGACCGGAAATCGCGTATATTTTCCCGCTGGTCATCAACACCTACAACGACATAGTAGAACGACCTACCACCCCTATCATTACCCGTCTGGACGACACCCTCCATTTCGCAATGGTAGGCTACAGACTGTTCAAGAACCGCGGCATCCTTATCAACAAGGCTTTACGCAAAAAGCTGGGCAACCGATATTCCTTTGGAATCCGTACGGATAGCACCAGCAACGTCCATACCCTATGGCTCACCTACACCGGGGACCCTTGGAATATCGAGCAACTTTGCGCCCTTCCGGTCATTGAAATTTCCAAGCGCAACAATGTGGATCCCGCTCTGGTCATGAGTCTTATCCGCCACGTTTCCAACTTCAATTTCGATTATCAAGGCCAAAAGGACGCTCGAGGAATTCTCGCACTTCACGAGGGTACAGGTCTTGAACAGATTGAGCTAGGGGTGGAAAAGCTCCGCAAGCTTCTGCACGTAGGCCTCAGCCAGGAAAATGCAATAGCCACCTTCTATCCGGATCCCGAAATGGGAGCCAAGCCTGAAGACTGGATGCGCAGCCCCCTTACCAAAAGCTGGGTAGACCAAGTCCTAGGCGATGTCCAGTATTACAAGGACAACGGGATTTAAAAAAACTATCTTGTATCCCCGTGATCCAAGTACAGAATGTTTCCAAGTCTTTCGGCATGCAGGTCCTTCTGGACCAGGCAAGCTTTCTCGTAGGTGACCACGAACGCGTCGGTCTCGTAGGTCGTAATGGTTGCGGCAAGTCCACCCTCTTCAAGATGATTCTTGGCCAGGAATGCCTGGATGGTGGAACCATCGATATTCCAAAAAAATACACCATCGGATATTTGCAGCAGCACATTAACTTCACCCACAAAACGGTGCACGAAGAAGCCTGCAGTGTGCTGAAGCCTAATGAAGATGGATGGATCGAAGAACACAAAGTGGAAGCAATCCTTTTCGGTCTGGGTTTCGACGAAGAATCCATGAGCAAGGATCCTATGCTCCTTTCCGGTGGTTTCCAGATTCGTTTGAATCTCGCCAAGGTGCTGGCCTCTGAACCGGACATGCTGTTGCTGGATGAACCCACCAACTACCTGGACATTGTTTCCATGCGTTGGCTCAGCCGTTTCCTGCGCAACTGGAAAGGCGAAGTACTTCTCATCACCCATGACCATCATTTCATGGACGAAGTCTGCACCCATACCGTGGGCATTCACCGCCACAAGATCCGCAAGGTCAAGGGAACCGTAGAAAAGCTCCGGGAAACCATTGCCGAAGAAGAAGAAGTGGCAATGCGCACCCAGGAAAACGAAGCCAAGAAGAAGGCCCAGCTGGACCAGCTCATTGAACGTTTCCGCTACAAGGCCGCAAAGGCCGCCATGGTGCAGTCCAAGATCAAGGCAGCGGCTAAGCTCGCCAACGGTGAACGCCTCACCCACGAACGCAACCTGGAATTCAGCTTTACGGAAGCTCCCTTCCCAGGCAAGCGAATGCTCCAGATTCACAATCTGGCATTCAAGTACGGTGACGGTCCGGAACTTTTCAGCGATTTGGAATTCGAAGTATTCAAGGGCGACCGTATTGCAATCATCGGTCCCAACGGCCGTGGTAAAACCACGCTCTTGAACCTGATCGCAAAGGAACTAAATCCCACTACCGGAGAAATCTGCCACAATCCCAATCTGCAGATCAACTACTTCGGTCAGACAAACATCAACCGCCTGAACCTCGACAATTCCGTCGAAGAGGAAATCGCAAGCGCCATCGCGGAAGTCTCCCAGAAGAGCCGTGCCCGCGGTCTTGCAGGCCTCATGATGTTCAGCGGCGACAACGCCCTGAAGAAAATCAAGGTCCTCTCCGGTGGTGAACGCAGCCGCGTGCTGTTGGGCAAGATTCTTGCAAGCCAGTGCAACATGCTGCTGCTGGACGAACCCACCAACCATCTGGATATGGAATCCATCGAAAGCCTTATCGACGCGCTGGACGACTACGAAGGAACAGCCATGGTGGTGACCCATGACGAAGAACTGCTACACGCCTTTGCAAACCGCCTGGTGGTTTTCGACGGTGGCAAGTGCCGCATCTTCGAAGGCTCCTACGCCGACTTCCTCGAAAAGGTAGGCTGGGCTGCCGAAAAGAAGCCCGGCGGAATGGACGGGGACAACGCCAAACTTTCCAACATCGACGTGACCAAGGACGCTCCCACTGCAAGTGCTGCACCTTCTGCAAAGATGGACCGCAAGGCCCGCGCCGACTACATCGCCGAACGTTCCAAGATCATCAAGCCGCTGGAAAAGGCTATCGCAAAGATTGAGGATGATATCGCCAAGGCCGAGGAACTTTCAGGCGCATTGGAAGCAAAACTGGTGGCCGCCTCCGAAAGTGGTGATGGAAATGCAATCACTTCAATTGCAAAGGAAATGGACGACATCAAGAAAAAGATCGACGATCTCTATACTCAGTACGAAGTAAAGAACGCCGAGCTTGAAGCCGCCAACGATAAGTACCCGCTGGATTAACCAGCAGTCATGCTGACGAAGGTCAGTATCGGCTGTACGCAAAAAAAAGCACGGTTGCAAGCCGTGCTTTCCTTTTTTTTATTTTCCTCTCTTGATACCGATGGTATAGGTATCCTCGGAACTTCCCGCCTTTGTCTTGCCGGAAAATACCTTCACCTTCATCTTGGCAATGTAAGGACCTGTGCCTACCAGTCGGCCATCTTCACTACGGCCATTCCATTCAAAGAACATGTTGCCAGGATTATCAAAGCAATTGGACTTTGCAGGATCGGCTGCATTGTAGAATACAGTCTTATCGTTACAGCGGATTACACCTCTGTAGGAATTCACGTAGTTACCCAGATGAGAATAATAGTAGGCTTCCCAGTTAATCTTGATCAAACCCAAGGCAGAATCACGATTAGCAGTGCTAGGCAGGTTCATGATCATGGTGGTCGCAAGTTCACCAATATCAAATCCCAACAACAAGCCAGGCATTCCTAAGCTATCCACAATGTCCTTTACAGTCTTGTTGGAAGGGACCACAATAGGAACGATGGATTCCTGATGAGGCCACACAAACTCTTCGCTCCCGATGGTCACTACACCAGGTGCCGAGATTTCGGTACGCTGTTCCCCTACAATACGAACCATGGGATTATTCACATGCGCGAAGTTTTCACTGCGGTCCTTGATCACTCCAGGCACCATCTTCACATAATCGCCCACAGCAGGCAGCACACCTGTTTTTGCGCGGCTATAAAACACCTTGAAAACATTGCCCTTAGAAGAAACACTCGTAGTGGACACATCCAGAGAATCACTCAACAAGGTAGAGTCACGGAAAATTTCAAAGGCAATTCCGCCATTCACGTTTCGTTCTGATGTACCTTCACTCAAGTTGATGGTCAGCAAGCTCATATTTTCGTTCACGGATTCAATAGTAGCACTAAGAATAACAGGTCCCGCGTGATCCTCGATGGAAGTACTCATATCGAGTTTCACAGAATCACCCGTATCTTCATCCAAGTATGTATAGTGATACAGCAAGGATCCCAAATACACATCATCGGAAATTCCCGTAAACAGGCTCTTCTGCAAGCCGTTAGGATCATAGAGCACAAGAATGGAATCATCCACAACCAGGGGCCAAACATTGACAGCATCCGTTACCTTATGGAATCCAGATTCGCCAAAGGACCAGGCGAGAGTATCAGGCACAGCATTATCAAACGGCTTGCTAAACGGAATAGCAAGACTATCCACCACGCCATCGCCATTTACGTCATACATCTTCCCGCGAGAAGCAAATGGTACAGGAGGTTCCTTGAAGTGAATGCCAGTCCATACCAGATCATTGGAAACGCCCTCGCTGGAAATCTTGAACGAAGCATTCTCCATTGCGGTCTCGCCCACCACATAGAAGTAGGCATATCCCAGGGAGTCCGTCGTAATGGATGTGACCTGCTGACCATCCTTACTCAGGAAGCTAATGGAATCTGCAGAGGTCAAATCCAGAGTCACAATGCAATCACCGCAGGGTTTACCCACATAGAGTACAGCAACAGCAAGGGGCTTTCCATCCGGATAAGTCACATGAGCAAGCAGCGTATCATTTTTCGGATCCACGCCCATTACATCCCCACGGAGGGTAAGCCCCGTAGGATCCAGCTGCACAAAGGAATCCGTCGGATTGAAAATATCCACAAAGCCAATATCCGGCAGAGGATATTCGGGCACCGTGAAGGGAATAATCTGATACTGACTCAAATCAGATGCCAGATAGCAAATCAAGGCATAGGAGCCAGATGCCAAAGAACGGGAGCGAACAATAGCCGTAGTATCGATGGTAAAGCCCGCCATGTTTTCGTTAATCAGGATACCACCATAATTCAGGCCCGGATCTAGAGTCATACCATCCGGAGGCAGGCTTCCTCCTGCCAGCACGAATATGGACTGTGCATCGGAAGTATCCACCTTGGATACACTGGAGACGTCGCAACTCAAGGATTCATCCACCAGCAACTGCTTCAAGTTATACATGATTGTACCATCCGCAGTCTTCACCTCTTCAGAATAGTAAGTCTTCTGGGTCTGCAAGTTGATGGACGTACGCATCTTGAAGTTGGAACCCGTTGCATTACGTTCAGAGAAGAAGATGTGGAACGGATATTCTACACCCTCATCAAGTCCCAAAGTATCCAGGTCCACAGCACCTTCCACCGGACTATGGCAGCCGCCGATATCCAC
Proteins encoded:
- a CDS encoding DUF3450 family protein — protein: MKIKLLTVLLFTAVFVSYANADVDSDIRDMQLEKEKLNSEIAKLNSQIAATDSMLKADDKRYKTLQERYKQDKERRKSEIDSLNIKIKDVAGQLQQERNKQAHAKNRSENVKSKRKALSVALATISKRLEFQISQTLPWDRETRLDRAKSLTRDIEGGNASEEEAFSRLKALIAEETKFGDEVAIINSPLTRKNGELINAQILRIGNQWMVYSDENGTVYGALVRKAGEQAGTVEYEWVEDLNLAERDAIRFALDVKQAKKPPQMVNLPVSLSIVREGK
- a CDS encoding TonB-dependent siderophore receptor — protein: MRLSRIFTVFVLLLVAFPVWSVAQEGTTAEGLPKEKKILFQGVVQDTSFAADEKLNVEILETGEALQTTVGTPFQVELPEDTLWNVCVTNSDTSGAEKEKCYELVYLGQDSVFSHVLGDVGVTDSSTVPSDVQEQPMPNQVRHDESVAAVDKPAEDDVDVDALLAAGKENGKVTEMKKVVVQLRRRPKRKAGESVVSAKSIKRMPGLGEADVIRSIQQLPGVVASSDFSTKIYVRGGAADQNLFLYDNAVVYSPTHFFGLFSTFLVETIDGVEFYKSGFPAQYGNRLSSVLKMDGRAGGSDSTEEWFSKSSVKISTFAAQLHTEGHKGNARWILAGRTTYIGYILDACNAIGLLDLDIDYEFTDLQGDFIYDFSSDTHLKFSFYVGQDVLAFDPLYVDWGNVAIPINFSHRIDGNWDYNATFAFSRFYQTMELTDLINIGQDLYTFAGKQWLNYRGIDNHVFTVGYELEYDWDKFYEYISSMKVADVQKPLHHVLYGQDAWRLNDDWLLTYGLRLNYQDLSEDFGIEPRVSLVWNIDEKRTMEFYAGHYLQYMNSIMFGDGESLNEFYYPSVTTSKGKHLEPARSNLFAVEYKQAQIADEYDFTAGVYFKTQNNLNTFMMKQDSTDETAAADFLLADNFGTAEGYSLGYELSLRKEKGAVFGGINWSQSLSVLKANDGTKAYFPSWHQPYAVKLDAGINWKGEDGIWPHEKKGRYFRSSVVLKYSAGMPISEYLGYFYQQKMEDQTYRENIQVIPGSRNAGRQTDYFRIDVKAIDIGRENKWSFSWTIINLTDHENMFYTYYDTNKNPPEYKTVSQFPFLPIMLNYEYYF
- a CDS encoding M6 family metalloprotease domain-containing protein, producing the protein MLKFLTVVFVLCGSLWAMPALDRFFAISQPDGSSLRVRPVGNESHHFKVTENGFVVDRDSAGYFCYVREDGQVSNVRAHDSENQTAEELSFLNSLNKEEVLRVVKSQKTSRTFGSIHKAEGSFEPADFVPAMRLMPKANSLANKGEKKALVILVQFSDVKFKSDDPKAQFESFLNEEGYSVNGNLGSVKDYFTDNSSGKFIPDFDVVGPVTISGQAYKSYGNYSRYEMYGGAFALMEALDTLVNQKSVDFTQYDSDKDGYLDFVHMIYAGVGSNDSPQDSAIWPHMYYLSASNYRVYGMPSQGKRVASSGSGFRKSYTYVDAYACSNELDGKTWETNRNSSKIVGVGGFAHEFSHLLGLGDHYSAESNLYTLSVWDLMDGGAYNISNSSAVLGSAPPYYSAFEKEYLGWSKSVEISEGDGFELLPVQENASVKVTNPKNTDEFYVMEYRNRSKWDVGLPNHGMLIWHIDYDDSAWIKSEINTSKRMRVDIVEADGAANYQTITSDVFPGTSRLRRYDSFSKFVTWDGTDLGVHLSSIAEANDYSKVSFNVKFGDFYELPPESSSSEEMVVESSSSSLELVDASSSSEEVAEDNSDPVETDFVRNQLGAAGLMVSRKGGVLKVSGMPQGLKVVRVFSLNGNLLKTLQVETDFISLDVDRRFGKTPVIIQIAQNRKIIAVVPLK
- a CDS encoding co-chaperone GroES family protein, producing MLNPLKNIVVIGDRILIKPLEAANKTSSGLYLPPSVKEHDSVHTGLVVKVGPGYPIPANQDPDAAFRGESGDAVNYVPLQVKEGDEALYLHANGTELEVGGERYVIISQNAVLLVVRPEVPDDVSSIDSL
- a CDS encoding ABC-F family ATP-binding cassette domain-containing protein, coding for MIQVQNVSKSFGMQVLLDQASFLVGDHERVGLVGRNGCGKSTLFKMILGQECLDGGTIDIPKKYTIGYLQQHINFTHKTVHEEACSVLKPNEDGWIEEHKVEAILFGLGFDEESMSKDPMLLSGGFQIRLNLAKVLASEPDMLLLDEPTNYLDIVSMRWLSRFLRNWKGEVLLITHDHHFMDEVCTHTVGIHRHKIRKVKGTVEKLRETIAEEEEVAMRTQENEAKKKAQLDQLIERFRYKAAKAAMVQSKIKAAAKLANGERLTHERNLEFSFTEAPFPGKRMLQIHNLAFKYGDGPELFSDLEFEVFKGDRIAIIGPNGRGKTTLLNLIAKELNPTTGEICHNPNLQINYFGQTNINRLNLDNSVEEEIASAIAEVSQKSRARGLAGLMMFSGDNALKKIKVLSGGERSRVLLGKILASQCNMLLLDEPTNHLDMESIESLIDALDDYEGTAMVVTHDEELLHAFANRLVVFDGGKCRIFEGSYADFLEKVGWAAEKKPGGMDGDNAKLSNIDVTKDAPTASAAPSAKMDRKARADYIAERSKIIKPLEKAIAKIEDDIAKAEELSGALEAKLVAASESGDGNAITSIAKEMDDIKKKIDDLYTQYEVKNAELEAANDKYPLD